The following are encoded together in the Actinoplanes sp. N902-109 genome:
- a CDS encoding CoA pyrophosphatase, giving the protein MSPAEGLPSWWEPLLTRVATARTEDFTSIPPPADGGRASAVLVLLGEDRPGEPDLLVLQRAATMRNHAGQPAFPGGAADPEDRDPSATALREAQEEVGLDPASATVLTTLPELYIPVSRFVVTPVLAWWHTPHPVGPRQPAEVDRVARLPVADLVDPDNRLRVRHPSGWTGPAFDVQDMLVWGFTASVIATLLDLAGWSRPWRPDRIMELPDAPGVTRRFPTATGATAAPTATDEVVS; this is encoded by the coding sequence ATGAGCCCGGCGGAGGGGCTGCCGAGCTGGTGGGAGCCGCTGCTGACCCGGGTGGCGACGGCGCGTACCGAGGATTTCACCTCCATCCCGCCACCGGCCGACGGTGGCCGGGCGAGTGCGGTCCTCGTACTGCTGGGCGAGGATCGTCCTGGTGAGCCGGACCTGCTCGTCCTGCAACGGGCCGCGACCATGCGCAACCATGCCGGTCAGCCGGCGTTCCCGGGCGGCGCGGCCGACCCGGAGGATCGCGACCCGTCGGCGACCGCGCTGCGCGAGGCCCAGGAGGAGGTCGGCCTCGACCCGGCGTCCGCGACCGTGCTCACCACCCTGCCCGAGCTCTACATCCCGGTCAGCCGGTTCGTGGTCACCCCGGTGCTGGCCTGGTGGCACACGCCGCACCCGGTGGGGCCGCGGCAACCCGCCGAGGTGGACCGGGTCGCCCGGCTGCCGGTCGCCGACCTCGTCGACCCGGACAACCGGCTCCGGGTACGCCACCCCAGCGGCTGGACCGGCCCGGCGTTCGACGTCCAGGACATGCTCGTGTGGGGGTTCACCGCCAGCGTCATCGCCACCCTGCTCGACCTGGCCGGCTGGAGCCGCCCCTGGCGCCCGGACCGCATCATGGAACTGCCCGACGCCCCCGGCGTCACCCGGCGGTTCCCGACCGCCACGGGGGCCACCGCCGCGCCGACGGCAACCGATGAGGTCGTGTCGTGA
- a CDS encoding CapA family protein, whose protein sequence is MNAHPPKRSPGLFGRPILTITIILAALAGAGLGGMALANRDDGPAAATWHAAPGARTSAAKPGASPEPESTTKSHDSITFSATGDIIMGSAPNKLPADDGAGFFDQVRAGLQSDLVMGNLEQPITNDTGTSKCGSPPRANCFAFRSPPAYAKHLKDAGFELLNTANNHSNDFGPQGYANTVEALEGAGLKHTGKAGEITVVEVKGVKVAVVGFSPYAGANNLNDLDAARSVIAEAKGQADLVVVQVHMGAEGADKGHVKPGSELFFGENRGDPEKFSHAVIDAGADVVVGHGPHVLRGMQFYKGKLIAYSLGNFAGGGKTLSRSGVLGYGGILHVTITKDGSFVEGKFLSTQLNAVGKPLRDSSGEHGLARVRQLSAADFGDTAATIGTDGSIAPPA, encoded by the coding sequence ATGAATGCCCACCCCCCGAAGCGCAGCCCGGGCCTGTTCGGCCGCCCGATCCTGACAATCACCATCATTCTGGCCGCGCTCGCGGGCGCCGGTCTCGGTGGCATGGCCCTGGCCAACCGGGATGACGGACCCGCCGCCGCGACGTGGCATGCGGCGCCCGGCGCCCGGACCTCCGCGGCCAAGCCCGGCGCGTCACCGGAGCCAGAGTCGACTACGAAGAGTCATGACTCGATTACGTTCTCTGCGACGGGCGACATCATCATGGGCAGCGCGCCCAACAAGTTGCCCGCCGACGACGGCGCCGGCTTCTTCGACCAGGTGCGCGCCGGGCTCCAGTCCGACCTGGTCATGGGCAACCTTGAACAGCCGATCACCAACGACACCGGCACCTCCAAGTGCGGTTCGCCGCCGCGCGCCAACTGCTTCGCCTTCCGCTCGCCCCCGGCCTATGCCAAGCACCTCAAGGACGCCGGGTTCGAACTGCTCAACACCGCGAACAACCACTCCAACGACTTCGGTCCGCAGGGCTACGCCAACACCGTCGAGGCTCTCGAGGGTGCCGGGCTCAAGCACACCGGCAAGGCCGGCGAGATCACGGTGGTCGAGGTCAAGGGCGTGAAAGTCGCGGTCGTGGGCTTTTCCCCGTACGCCGGGGCGAACAACCTGAACGACCTCGACGCCGCCCGCAGCGTCATCGCGGAGGCCAAGGGACAAGCCGACCTCGTCGTCGTGCAGGTGCACATGGGTGCCGAGGGCGCTGACAAGGGCCACGTCAAACCCGGCAGTGAGCTGTTCTTCGGGGAGAACAGGGGCGACCCGGAGAAGTTCTCGCACGCGGTCATCGACGCCGGTGCCGACGTGGTGGTCGGCCACGGACCGCACGTGCTGCGGGGCATGCAGTTCTACAAGGGCAAGCTGATCGCGTACAGCCTCGGCAACTTCGCCGGTGGCGGCAAGACGCTGAGCCGCAGCGGGGTTCTCGGCTACGGCGGCATCCTGCACGTCACCATCACCAAGGACGGCAGCTTCGTCGAGGGCAAGTTCCTGTCCACCCAGCTGAACGCCGTGGGCAAACCGCTGCGCGACAGCTCCGGCGAGCACGGGCTGGCCCGGGTGCGTCAGCTGTCCGCCGCCGACTTCGGGGACACGGCGGCGACCATCGGCACGGACGGATCGATCGCGCCGCCCGCCTGA
- the nth gene encoding endonuclease III, producing the protein MSRPLVAASAGAAALVKSAKRFAGETPVGRKRRARKMARMLAETHPDAHCELDFETPLQLAVATVLSAQCTDKKVNEVTPTVFRKYPAAADYAAADRAEMEQILRPTGFFRAKTDSLIKLGQALEERHDGVLPDTLDELVALPGIGRKTANVILGNAFDVPGITVDTHFRRLVNRFGWVQEEDPVKIEFQVAELIEKRDWTMLSHRIIFHGRRVCHARKPACGACTLATMCPSYGTGPIEAAPAAKLLKGPRARELAVQAGVDPDLVPATAVVTPEAP; encoded by the coding sequence GTGAGTCGTCCCCTCGTCGCCGCATCCGCCGGTGCGGCTGCGCTCGTCAAGTCAGCCAAGCGGTTCGCCGGGGAGACGCCCGTCGGGCGCAAACGCCGGGCCCGCAAGATGGCCCGGATGCTGGCCGAGACCCACCCCGACGCGCACTGCGAGCTTGATTTCGAGACGCCGCTGCAGCTGGCCGTGGCCACCGTCCTCTCCGCCCAGTGCACGGACAAGAAGGTCAACGAGGTCACCCCGACGGTCTTCCGGAAGTATCCGGCCGCGGCCGACTACGCCGCCGCCGACCGGGCCGAGATGGAGCAGATCCTGCGGCCCACCGGCTTCTTCCGGGCCAAGACCGACTCACTGATCAAACTGGGTCAGGCGCTGGAGGAACGCCACGACGGCGTCCTGCCGGACACCCTCGACGAGCTGGTGGCGTTGCCGGGCATCGGGCGCAAGACCGCCAACGTGATCCTGGGCAACGCCTTCGACGTGCCCGGCATCACCGTCGACACGCACTTCCGGCGGCTGGTCAACCGGTTCGGTTGGGTCCAGGAGGAGGACCCCGTCAAGATCGAGTTCCAGGTCGCCGAGCTGATCGAGAAGCGCGACTGGACCATGCTGTCGCACCGGATCATCTTCCACGGGCGGCGGGTCTGCCACGCCCGCAAACCCGCGTGCGGGGCGTGCACGCTGGCGACGATGTGTCCGTCGTACGGGACCGGGCCGATCGAAGCCGCCCCGGCTGCCAAGCTGCTCAAGGGTCCGCGGGCCCGCGAGCTGGCGGTGCAGGCGGGCGTGGACCCCGACCTAGTGCCGGCGACCGCGGTCGTGACGCCGGAGGCGCCGTGA
- a CDS encoding TlpA disulfide reductase family protein, with protein MRPIRRLVPPLAVLLLAACTTEQGAPEQPSPFADCATLGGATAAADLPDVSLPCFTGGSEVELTAIGGPAVINLWGSWCGPCREELPVVQELADATAGKLKVLGVNTRDDRAAGASFAADHHITMPTLYDPDQKLIARLGTMTVPTTVFLTADGKRYVYTGAPLDKPALGALVRTHTGVTVAG; from the coding sequence GTGAGACCCATCCGCCGGCTGGTGCCGCCGCTGGCGGTGCTGCTGCTCGCTGCGTGCACCACCGAGCAGGGCGCCCCGGAACAGCCGTCACCGTTCGCGGATTGCGCCACCCTGGGCGGGGCCACGGCCGCCGCCGACCTGCCGGACGTGTCGCTGCCCTGCTTCACCGGCGGGTCCGAGGTCGAGCTGACTGCGATCGGCGGGCCGGCCGTCATCAACCTGTGGGGATCCTGGTGCGGTCCCTGCCGCGAGGAGCTCCCGGTCGTGCAGGAGCTCGCCGACGCGACCGCGGGCAAGCTGAAGGTGCTCGGGGTGAACACCCGCGACGACCGCGCAGCCGGTGCCTCGTTCGCCGCCGACCACCACATCACGATGCCCACGCTGTACGACCCCGACCAGAAGCTGATCGCCCGGCTCGGCACGATGACCGTGCCGACGACCGTGTTCCTGACCGCCGACGGCAAGCGCTACGTCTACACCGGCGCACCGCTGGACAAGCCGGCGCTGGGCGCGCTGGTGCGCACCCACACCGGCGTGACGGTGGCCGGATGA